From the Kribbella sp. CA-293567 genome, the window CACCGCGACATCGTCGCCGGGCAGGCTACCGCCGGGCTGGAGATCGTCGAGCAGTGCCCGCAGGTGCGCACCGTGGTCGTACCGACCGGTGGCGGCGGCCTGATCGCGGGGATCGCGCTCGCGCTGCAGCGCGACGGGATGCCGATCGAGGTGGTCGGCGTCCAGGCGAAGGGCGCGGCGGCGTACCCGGCCTCGCTGGCCGCGGGGGAGCCGGTGCAGCTGGGCCGGATGGCGACGATGGCCGACGGGATCGCCGTCGGTCTGCCGGGGCAAGTGCCGTTCGCGGCGGTCCAGCAGCATGTCGGCGAGGTGCTCACGGTCGACGAGAACTCGTTGTCGAAGGCACTGCTGCTGATACTCGAGCGCGCCAAGCTGGTGGTCGAGCCGGCCGGCGCCGCCGCGGTCGCCGCACTGCTGGACGAGCCGAAGCGGTTCAAGCCGCCGGTCGTCGTGGTGCTCTCCGGTGGCAACATCGACCCGTTGCTGTTGATGCGGGTGATCCGGCACGGTATGGCGGCAGCCGGCCGCTACCTGTCTCTGCGGGTCCGCATCCCCGACACCCCCGGCGGGCTGGCGACACTGCTCGCCCGGCTCGCCGAGGTGGAGGCCAACATCATCGAGGTGCTGCACGAGCGCATCTCGGAAACGCTCAACCTGGACGAGGTCGAGGTCGCGTTGCAGCTCGAGACCCGGGGTGAGGAACACCGCGAACGGGTATTGGCGGGTCTGAGCACTCATGGCTACACCTACACCCTGAACTGAGGAGTCCCATGAAGGTCACAGCGAAGGTCGTCGCGCTGGCCACGGCAGCTCTGTTGCTCACGGCAGCCTGTACGCCGGGCTCCGACAACCCCGGTGGCGCCGCGAGCGCGCCGAGCTCGGTGAAGACCGACGCGGCCTCGCTGGGCGACGTCGAGCTGACCGTCTGGGACCAGGAGGTCCGAGGTGGTCAGGCGGCGCAGATGGCCGAGCTGAACAAGCAGTTCCAGGCGAAGTACCCGAACATCAAGCTCAAGCGGGTCTCGCGGTCGTTCGACGACCTGAAGACCACGCTGCGGCTGGCGTTGTCCGGCAACGACGCACCGGACGTGGTCCAGGCGAACAACGGGCGCTCGGACATGGGGGAGTTCGTCAAGGCGGGGCAGTTGGTGCCGCTGGACAAGTGGGCCGACGCCTACGACTGGAAGAGCCGGTACCCGGCGTCGGTGCTGCAGTACTCGCGGTACTCGCCGGACGGCAAGACCTTCGGCGAGGGCGACCTGTACGGCATGCCGCAGGTCGGCGAGGTGGTCGGCGTCTACTACAACAAGACCAAGCTGGCCGCGCTCGGGCTGGAGCCGCCGAAGACCTGGGCCGACTTCGAGAACGCGCTCGGCAAGGCCAAGGCCGCGGGGGAGCTGCCGATGCAGTTCGGCAACCTCGACAAGTGGCCGGCCATCCACGTCTTCGGCACGGTGCAGGACAAGGTCGTACCGGCCGAGCAGATCACCACGCTCGCCTTCGGCCGGCCGGGCGCCTCGTGGAAGACGGCGGAGAACACGAAGGCCGCCGAGGCGTTGGTGTCGTGGGTGGACAAGGGCTACTTCAACCCGGGCTTCAACGGTCAGGGCTACGACCCGGCCTGGCAGGACTTCGGCAAGGGCAAGGGAGTCTTCCTGATCGCCGGCACCTGGTTGCAGGCCGACCTGCAGAAGGCGCTGGGCGACAAGGTCGGTTTCATGCTCCCGCCGGGCAACGAGGGTGACGAGAAGCCGGTCGTCACCGGCGGCACCGGGCTGCCCTTCGCGGTCACGAACAAGGCGAAGAACCCGGACGCGGCCGCGGCGTACCTGAACTTCATCACCAGCCCGGACGCGATGAAGGTACTCGCCGGCACCGGGAACCTGCCGATCGCCGACACCTCGGCCCAGCAGGCGCCGGCGGGTCTGCCGGCCGACATCTTCAACGCCTTCGGTACCGCGGTCGGCAAGGAGGGCCTGGTCCCGTATCTCGACTACGCGACGCCGACGATGTACGACACGCTCGGCGCCGCGCTGCAGGACCTGCTGGCGAAGAAGGCGACGCCGCAGCAGTTCATCGACAAGCTCGAGGCCGACTACAGCAAGTTCGCCGGCAAGTGAGTTCACCTCCTGGTGAGCCGCGCAAGATCGGCTATCTCTACCTCCTGCCGGCGCTGCTCGTCTACGGAGCCTTCCTGCTCTATCCACTGGGTCGCGCGGTGCATCTGTCGCTGTTCGAGTGGGACGGGATCACACTCGGCAAGTTCGTTGGCCTGAGCAACTATGCGGACGTGGTCGCGGACGCCGGACTGCGGGCGGCGTTCGGGCACGCGCTGGTGCTGATCGTCTTCTACTCGGTGCTGCCGGTGATCATCGGGCTCGCCCTGGCCTCGGTGCTGCAGCGGGCGCGGGTGCGCGGGATCGGCTTCTTCCGGACCGTGGTGTTCCTCCCGCAGGTGGTGGCGATGGTGGTCGTCGCCGTGTCCTGGCGGCACATCTATGCTCCCGACGGGCCGCTGAACGACGTACTGCGTGCTGTCGGGCTCGACTCGCTCGCCCGGGGATGGTTGGGGGACTACACCTTCGCCCTGCCGGCCGTCGGGGTGATCGGGACGTGGTTCGAGACCGGGCTGGTCACCGTGTTGCTGCTGGCCGGGATGGCGCGAATCCCGCGCGAACGTTACGAGGCGGCCCGGCTCGACGGGGCCGGTGCCGTCGCCGAGTTCTTCGCGGTGGTGCTGCCCGCCGTCCGGGGTGAGATCGCGGTCGCGGTGACGTTGACGGTGATCGCGGCGCTGCGGACCTTCGACCTGGTCTACGTGACGACGAGCGGTGGACCCGGGACGTCGACCAGCGTCCCGTCGTACGAGGTGTACCACCGGGCCTTCGAGCTCGGTCAGGTCGGATCCGCCGCGGCGATCGGGGTGTGCCTGACGGTGCTGATCTTCGTCATCACGCTGGGCGTCAACCGCCTGGCGGACCGGAGTACGGCGTGAGGGCGTCGCTGACCGAGCGGGTCGGCAACTACCTGCTGCTCACGGTCTTCGGGCTCTTCGCGCTCGGGCCGATCGTGACGATCCTGGTGGCGGCGTTCGGGCCGGACGACGGCGGCAGTGGGTCCAGCGGGTTCGGCAACTTCGGCAAGGCGTGGGAGATCGGGCACTTCGGCAGCTACCTGCGGACGAGCGTGCTGGTGTCGGTCTCGGTGGTCGTGGTGAGCGTGCTGCTGTCCGTGCTGAGTGGCTACGCGTT encodes:
- the ilvA gene encoding threonine ammonia-lyase, with amino-acid sequence MSITAAEIARAADLLHDVVAPTPLEYSRWLSDLVGGDVFLKCENLQRTGSFKLRGAYVRMARLSKKERALGVVAASAGNHAQGVALAAQLLGIKATVFMPHGAPIPKEKATRAYGADIRFAGTSIDDCLAAAREFEAATGAILIHPFDHRDIVAGQATAGLEIVEQCPQVRTVVVPTGGGGLIAGIALALQRDGMPIEVVGVQAKGAAAYPASLAAGEPVQLGRMATMADGIAVGLPGQVPFAAVQQHVGEVLTVDENSLSKALLLILERAKLVVEPAGAAAVAALLDEPKRFKPPVVVVLSGGNIDPLLLMRVIRHGMAAAGRYLSLRVRIPDTPGGLATLLARLAEVEANIIEVLHERISETLNLDEVEVALQLETRGEEHRERVLAGLSTHGYTYTLN
- a CDS encoding extracellular solute-binding protein produces the protein MKVTAKVVALATAALLLTAACTPGSDNPGGAASAPSSVKTDAASLGDVELTVWDQEVRGGQAAQMAELNKQFQAKYPNIKLKRVSRSFDDLKTTLRLALSGNDAPDVVQANNGRSDMGEFVKAGQLVPLDKWADAYDWKSRYPASVLQYSRYSPDGKTFGEGDLYGMPQVGEVVGVYYNKTKLAALGLEPPKTWADFENALGKAKAAGELPMQFGNLDKWPAIHVFGTVQDKVVPAEQITTLAFGRPGASWKTAENTKAAEALVSWVDKGYFNPGFNGQGYDPAWQDFGKGKGVFLIAGTWLQADLQKALGDKVGFMLPPGNEGDEKPVVTGGTGLPFAVTNKAKNPDAAAAYLNFITSPDAMKVLAGTGNLPIADTSAQQAPAGLPADIFNAFGTAVGKEGLVPYLDYATPTMYDTLGAALQDLLAKKATPQQFIDKLEADYSKFAGK
- a CDS encoding carbohydrate ABC transporter permease; its protein translation is MSSPPGEPRKIGYLYLLPALLVYGAFLLYPLGRAVHLSLFEWDGITLGKFVGLSNYADVVADAGLRAAFGHALVLIVFYSVLPVIIGLALASVLQRARVRGIGFFRTVVFLPQVVAMVVVAVSWRHIYAPDGPLNDVLRAVGLDSLARGWLGDYTFALPAVGVIGTWFETGLVTVLLLAGMARIPRERYEAARLDGAGAVAEFFAVVLPAVRGEIAVAVTLTVIAALRTFDLVYVTTSGGPGTSTSVPSYEVYHRAFELGQVGSAAAIGVCLTVLIFVITLGVNRLADRSTA